A genome region from Deinococcus sp. KNUC1210 includes the following:
- the hisF gene encoding imidazole glycerol phosphate synthase subunit HisF, producing the protein MLTKRIIPCLDVQNGRVVKNVRFFENHRDAGDPLALAQEYERQQADELVFYDITATHEGRKLMLDVAARVAEAVMMPLTVGGGVGSVADFRELLLAGADKISVNSSAVRNPQLIREASDHFGAQCVVLSIDAKRRAAGHAQGDGWNVYVGGGRIDTGLDLLAWAEQGQQLGAGELCLNIMDADGTRAGFDLEATRQVSRAVDLPVIASGGAGKLDDFYDVLTEGAADAALAASVFHFGELTVNTVKADLKRRGLNVRPAWADQ; encoded by the coding sequence GTGTTGACCAAGCGCATCATTCCCTGTCTGGACGTTCAGAATGGCCGGGTCGTCAAGAACGTGCGGTTCTTCGAGAATCACCGCGATGCTGGCGATCCACTGGCGCTGGCTCAGGAGTACGAGCGCCAGCAGGCCGACGAACTGGTGTTTTACGACATCACTGCCACCCACGAAGGCCGAAAACTGATGTTGGACGTGGCGGCGCGGGTGGCCGAAGCGGTGATGATGCCTCTGACGGTGGGCGGCGGCGTGGGCAGCGTGGCAGATTTCCGTGAACTGCTGCTGGCCGGAGCCGACAAGATCAGCGTGAACAGTTCGGCGGTCAGGAATCCCCAGCTGATCCGCGAGGCCAGCGACCACTTCGGGGCGCAGTGCGTGGTGCTGAGCATCGACGCCAAGCGGCGGGCTGCCGGACACGCACAGGGCGACGGCTGGAACGTGTACGTGGGCGGCGGGCGCATCGATACCGGCCTCGACCTGCTGGCCTGGGCCGAGCAGGGGCAGCAACTCGGCGCGGGTGAGCTGTGTCTGAACATCATGGACGCCGACGGGACGCGGGCGGGCTTCGATCTGGAGGCGACCCGGCAGGTCAGCCGAGCGGTCGATCTGCCGGTGATCGCGTCGGGCGGGGCGGGCAAGCTGGACGACTTCTACGACGTGCTGACCGAAGGAGCCGCCGATGCGGCGCTGGCGGCCAGCGTCTTCCACTTCGGAGAACTGACGGTGAACACGGTGAAAGCCGATCTGAAGCGGCGCGGCCTGAACGTGCGGCCCGCGTGGGCAGACCAGTGA
- a CDS encoding response regulator, with product MVDDNLHDLELALEALHDVPTPARVVTALGGSEALAYLNTHTQGDQRPSLVLLDLKMPQLDGLEVLDAIRSTATLHDIPVVILTTSRDEADIRACYKRGANGYVVKPLEFASFATTLRATMTFWLGLNQTPGMVKAQLV from the coding sequence TTGGTAGATGACAATCTGCACGATCTCGAACTGGCACTGGAAGCGCTCCATGACGTACCGACACCAGCAAGGGTGGTCACGGCCCTGGGCGGTTCGGAAGCGCTGGCTTACCTGAATACCCATACTCAGGGCGATCAGCGGCCCAGCCTGGTGCTGCTGGACCTGAAGATGCCGCAACTGGACGGCCTGGAGGTGCTCGACGCCATCCGGAGTACCGCCACGCTGCACGACATCCCGGTCGTCATCCTGACCACCAGCCGCGACGAGGCCGATATCCGCGCCTGCTACAAGCGGGGCGCGAACGGCTACGTGGTCAAGCCGCTGGAGTTCGCCAGCTTCGCCACGACCCTGCGGGCCACCATGACCTTCTGGCTGGGCCTGAACCAGACGCCCGGCATGGTCAAAGCGCAGCTGGTCTAG